Proteins co-encoded in one Solea senegalensis isolate Sse05_10M linkage group LG8, IFAPA_SoseM_1, whole genome shotgun sequence genomic window:
- the ehd2b gene encoding EH domain-containing protein 2b has product MSRWGRKNVKKAPEVIRTVTEGLKSLYRKKLLPLEQYYGFHDFHSASLEDADFDNKPMVLVVGQYSTGKTTFIKYLLEQDIPGSRIGPEPTTDCFTAIMHGEVEGVIPGNALIVDPNKPFRKLNPFGNTFLNRFQCAQMPNQVLESISIIDTPGILSGAKQRVSRGYDFPAVLRWFAERVDRIILLFDAHKLEISDEFSEAISALKGNEDKLRVVLNKADMVGTQQLMRVYGALMWSLGKVFGTPEVLRVYIGSFWSEPLMVTDNRKLFELEEEDLFADIQNLPRNAALRKLNDLVKRARLVRVHAHIISYLKQEMPSLFRKDNKKKNLIYQLPVIFSKIQLQHNISPGDFPDCTKMQEQLMVHDFTKFKSLKPNLMMALDELLASDIAKLMPLLRQEELEAGEQLGVQGGAFLCTRTGPFSEGDPFAEENGELCEGEEDEDWVVTKDKPKYDEIFYNLAPNEGKLSGTKAKNWMVSSRLPNSVLCRIWKLSDVDRDGMLDDEEFALAGHLIEVKLEGHGLPPELPNRLVPPSKRRQKGSDA; this is encoded by the exons ATGTCACGCTGGGGgaggaaaaatgtgaaaaaggcACCAGAGGTGATCCGCACTGTGACAGAAGGCCTAAAGTCTCTGTATCGAAAGAAGCTGCTGCCTCTGGAGCAGTACTACGGTTTCCATGATTTCCACTCCGCCAGTCTGGAGGATGCAGATTTTGACAACAAGCCtatggtgctggtggtggggCAGTACTCTACGGGGAAGACGACATTCATCAA GTATTTACTGGAGCAGGATATTCCTGGAAGCAGGATTGGACCTGAACCTACCACGGATTGCTTCACTGCCATCATgcatggggaggtggagggggtcaTCCCCGGGAACGCCCTCATTGTGGACCCCAACAAGCCGTTCCGCAAACTAAATCCATTTGGAAACACCTTCCTCAACAG GTTCCAGTGCGCCCAGATGCCCAACCAGGTCCTGGAGAGCATCAGCATTATTGACACACCGGGAATCCTGTCCGGGGCCAAGCAGAGAGTGAGCCGAG GCTACGACTTCCCAGCTGTGCTGCGCTGGTTTGCAGAACGCGTGGACCGCATCATCCTGCTGTTCGACGCCCATAAACTAGAGATATCGGACGAGTTCTCCGAGGCCATCAGTGCCCTGAAGGGCAACGAGGACAAACTGCGTGTGGTGCTCAACAAGGCAGACATGGTGGGCACCCAGCAGCTGATGCGGGTGTACGGTGCACTCATGTGGTCCCTGGGCAAAGTGTTTGGCACCCCGGAGGTCCTGCGCGTCTACATCGGCTCCTTCTGGTCCGAGCCCTTGATGGTGACGGACAACCGCAAGCTGTttgagctggaggaggaggacctgtTTGCTGACATCCAAAACCTTCCTCGCAACGCAGCCCTACGCAAACTCAACGACCTGGTCAAGAGGGCGCGCCTGGTCCGG GTCCATGCCCACATCATCAGCTATCTGAAGCAGGAGATGCCGTCTCTCTTCAGAAAggataataaaaagaagaatctGATCTACCAGCTGCCAGTTATTTTCTCCAAGATCCAGCTGCAGCACAACATTTCTCCTGGAGACTTCCCAGACTGTACTAAGATGCAG GAGCAACTGATGGTTCATGATTTCACCAAGTTCAAATCCTTGAAGCCCAACCTCATGATGGCCTTGGATGAGTTGCTGGCATCTGACATCGCCAAGCTGATGCCCCTCCTGAGGCAGGAGGAGCTGGAAGCAGGTGAGCAACTGGGCGTGCAGGGCGGAGCCTTCCTGTGCACCCGCACCGGACCATTCAGCGAGGGCGACCCCTTCGCCGAGGAGAACGGAGAGCTGTGTGAaggggaggaggacgaggactgGGTGGTGACGAAAGACAAGCCCAAGTACGACGAGATCTTCTACAACCTCGCTCCCAACGAGGGGAAACTGAGCGGCACCAAGGCTAAGAACTGGATGGTGAGTTCCCGCCTACCCAACTCGGTGCTGTGCCGCATCTGGAAGCTGTCAGATGTGGATCGGGATGGCATGTTGGATGACGAAGAATTCGCCCTGGCTGGCCACCTGATCGAGGTCAAGCTCGAGGGCCATGGTCTCCCACCTGAGCTGCCCAACCGTCTGGTCCCGCCGTCCAAACGCAGACAGAAGGGCTCTGATGCATAG